Proteins encoded in a region of the Populus nigra chromosome 3, ddPopNigr1.1, whole genome shotgun sequence genome:
- the LOC133688739 gene encoding anthocyanidin-3-O-glucoside rhamnosyltransferase-like, which produces MSSESSSELHVVMFPFFAFGHISPFVQLSNKLSLHGVRISFLSAPGNIARIKSSLLATPTTQIISLPIPAVEGLPPGHNSTAETTPAVAGLLKKALDLMQPQIKAILAELKPHFVIFDLLQHWVPKLASQIGIKTISYTVFSATSTSYLTVPARISEEGESPSIEDLMKPPNGYPSSSITSVKAFQARDFSVVYKSFDGGPTICDRAVGSRLGCTAMLLKTCQEMEGPYVDFIKTQFKKPVLLTGPLVPDPPSGVLDEKWANWLGQFPAKSVIFCSFGSETFLNHDQIKELVLGLELTGLPFFLVLNFPAELDSQTELNQALPSRFLERVKGRGVLHTGWVQQQLILAHSSVGCYVCHSGFSSLIEALVNDCQLAMLPLKGDQFLNTKLIAGDLKAGVEINRRDEDGYFGKDDICEAVKTVMLDVDKEPGKSMRENHKKWREFLLNAQIQNKYIVELIEELKAMA; this is translated from the coding sequence ATGTCTAGTGAATCATCATCCGAGCTTCATGTTGTGATGTTTCCATTCTTTGCGTTTGGTCACATAAGCCCATTTGTGCAACTCTCTAACAAGCTTTCCCTCCATGGAGTTCGAATCTCTTTCTTGTCAGCTCCTGGCAACATTGCACGCATCAAGTCCTCTCTTCTTGCCACTCCCACCACCCAAATCATCTCTCTTCCAATCCCTGCGGTTGAGGGCCTCCCTCCGGGGCATAACAGCACCGCAGAGACAACACCGGCTGTGGCTGGTCTCCTCAAGAAAGCTCTAGACCTCATGCAGCCTCAAATCAAGGCCATATTGGCAGAACTCAAACCCCATTTTGTGATCTTCGATCTCTTGCAGCACTGGGTTCCAAAGCTAGCTTCCCAGATTGGCATAAAAACAATAAGCTACACTGTTTTCTCTGCCACTTCAACTTCATACCTTACTGTCCCTGCCAGAATAAGTGAAGAAGGAGAAAGTCCCTCGATTGAGGATCTCATGAAACCTCCAAATGGGTATCCTTCATCATCCATTACTTCTGTAAAAGCCTTTCAGGCTCGAGACTTCTCGGTTGTATATAAGAGCTTTGATGGTGGTCCTACTATATGCGATAGAGCTGTCGGTAGTCGTCTTGGTTGCACTGCAATGCTCTTGAAGACATGTCAAGAAATGGAAGGACCGTACGtggattttataaaaacacaGTTTAAAAAACCTGTACTTTTAACTGGTCCTCTAGTCCCTGATCCACCTTCTGGAGTACTCGATGAGAAATGGGCTAATTGGTTGGGTCAATTTCCTGCCAAATCTGTGATTTTTTGCTCATTCGGCAGCGAAACATTCCTGAACCATGACCAAATAAAAGAGCTTGTTCTTGGTTTGGAACTCACTGGTTTACcatttttccttgttttgaACTTTCCTGCAGAGCTCGACAGCCAAACCGAGTTAAACCAGGCTTTACCATCGAGGTTCTTAGAGAGGGTCAAGGGGAGAGGAGTTCTGCACACAGGGTGGGTTCAGCAACAGCTTATACTCGCACATAGTAGTGTAGGGTGTTATGTCTGTCACTCAGGGTTTAGCTCTCTGATTGAAGCATTGGTGAATGACTGTCAATTGGCCATGCTACCACTGAAGGGTGACCAGTTCTTGAACACCAAGCTCATAGCTGGAGACCTGAAGGCTGGGGTGGAGATAAATAGGAGAGATGAGGATGGGTATTTTGGAAAGGATGATATTTGTGAAGCTGTCAAAACTGTCATGCTGGATGTAGACAAGGAGCCTGGCAAGTCTATGAgggaaaatcacaaaaaatggAGGGAATTTCTGTTGAACGCACAGATTCAGAACAAGTACATTGTAGAGTTGATTGAGGAACTGAAAGCCATGGCTTAG